The genomic DNA GCGCATCGACCACGTGCAGCAGATCCGCAACCTCGACAAGTCGGGCTACGCCAAGGTGAAGGAGTTCGACCTGCCGCACAAGCGCGCACAGCTCGTGATGATGCTGCGCGAACGCTACTTCATCGACGGCCTCTGGCTGCCGCGCAGCGACGCGCCGGCGGCAGCAGCCGCGTCCGCCACGCCCGTTTAACCCGCTCAACCGCTTCGCAGCAAAAGGAATCCGCCATGGTCATTCACGACGTCATCGGCATCGGCTTCGGCCCCTCGAACATCGCGCTGGCGATCGCGCTCGACGAGAAGCGGCGCGAGGGACGCCGGCTCGACGCAATGTTCATCGAGAAGCAGCCCACCTTCGCCTGGCACAAGGACATGATGCTGGAGCATGCGCACATGCAGATCTCCTTCCTGAAGGACCTGGCCACGCTGCGCAACCCGACCAGCCGCTTCACCTTCATCAACTACCTGCACGAGAAAAGGCGCCTGCAGGACTTCATCAACCTGAAGACCTTCTTCCCGAGCCGCCACGAGTTCAACGACTACCTGGCCTGGGCCGCCGCGCAGTTCGAGGATGCCTGCGTCTACGGCGAGGAAGTGTTCGAGGTGCTGCCCGAGCGCGAGGCCCACGGCGGCGACGTGACGCTGCTGCGCGTGCGCTCGCGCGACCGCACGGGACACGTGAGCGAGCGCCTCGCGCGCAACCTCGTGGTGAGCATCGGCGGCATGCCCAACATTCCGGACTGCTTCCGGGCGCTGCGCAGCGACCCGCGCGTGTTCCATTCGAGCAGCTACCTGCAGGGCATCGCCGCGCAGGACGGCGCGCAAAGAATCGCCATCGTCGGCGCCGGCCAGAGCGCCGCGGAAATCTTCATGGACCTGCAGGGCCGCCCCCATGCGCCGCAGGTCGACCTCGTCATGCGGGCCCGCTCCATCCGCCCCTCGGACGACAGCCCCTTCGTGAACGAGGTGTTCAACGCCGAGTTCACCGACTACATGTACAGCCGGCCCGACGACGAGCGCGCCGCCCTGCTCGAGGAATTCGGCCACACCAACTACGCAGTGGCCGACCTGGAACTGATCCAGCAGATCTTCAAGATGTTCTACCAGCAGAAGGTGCGCGGCGAAAACCGCATGCGCTTCCTGCGCCGGCACGACATCCACGCCGCCCACGCCACGGCCGAGGGCATCCACCTGACCATGTGCGACCGGAACACCGGCCGCGAAAGCACCTCGCGCTACGACGCCGTGGTGCTCGCCACCGGCTACGCACGCGAGCAGCACAAGGAACTGCTGACCTCCCTCGCGCCGTACCTGGATGGTTTCTCGGTGGACCGCCACTACCGCGTGCGCAGCACCGGTGACTTCCGCCCCGCCATCTTCCTGCAGGGCGCCTGCGAGTCCTCGCACGGCCTGAGCGACACGCTGCTGTCGGTGACCTCGGTGCGTACGGGGGAGATCGGCAGCGCGCTGCTGAAGGCCATTCCGGCGATGCCGGGCACGGCGGGCGCGGCCAGCGCCGCCAACGCCGGCCGGAGCGAGCGCCAGGCCGTCCGCGTCTAGGCCGCCGCCGAGGCGCGGCGGTGCGCGTGGCGGGTACGTGCTGAAGCATTTGGTACAGGGTGTCTCTCTTTTTGTAGTTCAAACGTCTCATGTACGGAAGCGCCAGAACTGCGGGATACGGCAGGCCTTGCGCTGAAACCCGAACACGTCGTTTTTTCACTGCTCCTGGAGTACCTCAACCTATGCGTCCCCTGCCCCGACCCCGCCTGCTGAGCGCCGCGCTTGCCTCGGCCTTCGGAACCGCCTGCACCCTCTGGGCGGCCCCCGCCTTCTCGCAGGACAGCAACCTGCCGGCGGTGACCGTCACGGCCGATACGGAAGCATCGGCCAAGGGCCATGTGAGCGGCTACGTGGCCAAGCGCAGCGCCACCGGCACCAAGACCGACACCCCGATCCTGGAAACCCCCCAGTCGATCTCGGTGGTCACGGCCGACCGCGCGGCCGCCATCGGCGCCACCACCGTGAAGGACGCGCTGGGCTACACCCCCGGCGTGAGCACCACCGTCTTCGGCGCCGACTCGCGCTACGACTGGATCTCGATCCGCGGCTTCGACGGCTACGCGCCGGGCTTCTACCTGGACGGCATGCCCCTGCGCAACAACGGCAACTGGGGCGTCTGGCAGATCGAACCCTACGGCATGGAGCGCATCGAAGTGCTGCGCGGACCGGCCTCGGTGCTCTACGGCCAGGCCAGCCCCGGCGGCGTGGTCAACGTGGTGAGCAAGCGCCCCACCACCGAGCCGCTGCGCGAAGTGCAGCTGCAACTGGGCAGCAACCACCGCACCCAGATCGCCGCCGACTTCTCCGGCCCCATCGATGCCGAAGGCAAGCTCAGCTACCGCCTGACGGCCGTCGGCCGCGACAGCAAGCTGCCGGCCGCCAGCATGGACGACGACCGCTTCTACATCGCGCCCTCGCTCACCTGGCGCCCCTCCGCGGACACCACGCTCACGCTGCTGTCGCACTTCAACCGCGTGCGTGGCGGCGTGTACACGCGCGGGCGCCCGACGGTCGGCTCGCTGATTCCCACGCGTTTCGGCAACTACATTCCCGACTCGCTCTTCGTGGGCGACCCCAACTTCAACCACTTCGACGTGGACCAGTGGATGGTCGGCTACGAGTTCGAGCACCGCTTCAACGACACGTTCACCGCGCGCCAGAACCTGCGCTACGGCCGGCTCGACGTCGACTACGGCGCCGTGCAGGGCCGCGCGATCGTGCCGCTCAACGGCAATGTCTCCGATCCGCGCAACTACCAGATGCTGCGCCGGAGCATCTCGGGCAGCCGCGAGAGCGTCTCGACCTTCACGCTGGACAACCAGCTCGAAGCCAACTTCGTCTCGGGCGACTGGAAGCACAAGGTGCTGATCGGCCTGGACCACCAGCGCACCGGCATCGAGCAGGCCAGCTACAGCGGCGGCAGCGCACCGAGCATCAACATCTACGCGCCCGTGTACGGCGGTCCGTTCTTCGTGCCCGCGCCCTATGTCGACGCCAACACCCGCCTGACGCAGACCGGCCTGTACATCCAGGACCAGATCAAGTGGGGCGAGCGCTGGAGCCTCACGCTCGGCGGCCGCTACGACCGCGCCTCCACGATCATCCACAGCAACCTGGACGGCACGCGCAGCGACATCCCCGAGCACAAGTTCACCAAGCGCGGCGGCCTGGTCTACACCTTCCCGAGCGGCTGGGCGCCCTACCTGAGCTACTCCGAATCGTTCTCGCCCTCGGCGCGCCTGAACCCGGACACCAAGAGCCCGTTCAAGCCCGAGACCGGCCGCCAGTACGAAGCCGGCGTGCGCTACCAGCCCGTGGGCACCACCGACAGCTACAGCGCCGCCATCTTCGACCTGCGCCGCCAGAACTACATCACCGCCGATGCCAACTTCCGCCCGCGCCAGACCGGCGAGGTGCTGGTACGCGGCCTGGAGTTCGAAGCG from Variovorax sp. V93 includes the following:
- a CDS encoding lysine N(6)-hydroxylase/L-ornithine N(5)-oxygenase family protein yields the protein MVIHDVIGIGFGPSNIALAIALDEKRREGRRLDAMFIEKQPTFAWHKDMMLEHAHMQISFLKDLATLRNPTSRFTFINYLHEKRRLQDFINLKTFFPSRHEFNDYLAWAAAQFEDACVYGEEVFEVLPEREAHGGDVTLLRVRSRDRTGHVSERLARNLVVSIGGMPNIPDCFRALRSDPRVFHSSSYLQGIAAQDGAQRIAIVGAGQSAAEIFMDLQGRPHAPQVDLVMRARSIRPSDDSPFVNEVFNAEFTDYMYSRPDDERAALLEEFGHTNYAVADLELIQQIFKMFYQQKVRGENRMRFLRRHDIHAAHATAEGIHLTMCDRNTGRESTSRYDAVVLATGYAREQHKELLTSLAPYLDGFSVDRHYRVRSTGDFRPAIFLQGACESSHGLSDTLLSVTSVRTGEIGSALLKAIPAMPGTAGAASAANAGRSERQAVRV
- a CDS encoding TonB-dependent siderophore receptor, with translation MRPLPRPRLLSAALASAFGTACTLWAAPAFSQDSNLPAVTVTADTEASAKGHVSGYVAKRSATGTKTDTPILETPQSISVVTADRAAAIGATTVKDALGYTPGVSTTVFGADSRYDWISIRGFDGYAPGFYLDGMPLRNNGNWGVWQIEPYGMERIEVLRGPASVLYGQASPGGVVNVVSKRPTTEPLREVQLQLGSNHRTQIAADFSGPIDAEGKLSYRLTAVGRDSKLPAASMDDDRFYIAPSLTWRPSADTTLTLLSHFNRVRGGVYTRGRPTVGSLIPTRFGNYIPDSLFVGDPNFNHFDVDQWMVGYEFEHRFNDTFTARQNLRYGRLDVDYGAVQGRAIVPLNGNVSDPRNYQMLRRSISGSRESVSTFTLDNQLEANFVSGDWKHKVLIGLDHQRTGIEQASYSGGSAPSINIYAPVYGGPFFVPAPYVDANTRLTQTGLYIQDQIKWGERWSLTLGGRYDRASTIIHSNLDGTRSDIPEHKFTKRGGLVYTFPSGWAPYLSYSESFSPSARLNPDTKSPFKPETGRQYEAGVRYQPVGTTDSYSAAIFDLRRQNYITADANFRPRQTGEVLVRGLEFEAAFQPVKRMNVTVSYAYTPKVEITASSTPSEIGTPLLAVSRHRAALWADYRFDNGIKVGLGARFNGSNRGDLNKAPIQVPSYTLFDAMIGYDIDRWSLALNVRNLTDKTYFANCDQYGNCYYGDQRKVTATATYRW